A stretch of Natator depressus isolate rNatDep1 chromosome 2, rNatDep2.hap1, whole genome shotgun sequence DNA encodes these proteins:
- the NOL7 gene encoding U3 small nucleolar RNA-associated protein NOL7: MAMTRGRRAMLEKEAAATSEEDEEAPEEVTFERARAAAETERRRAGDTARRDRELLKEKRRRREELFKEQKKRKLLPENVLEELTSGPQINNNNLSDTTKQGENRNESEKKNEERNTGQDNGGNKRVVRLKGNYMAVCLKDQDLTSQHQKMAKDFVQSHLYGPGTNRTTANQFFSFVTKKSPVKKAAVQFVNKYWGSKEKQKAKQFKKHWMSTKMGASV; encoded by the exons ATGGCGATGACGCGGGGGCGGCGCGCGATGCTGGAGAAAGAAGCCGCCGCCACCTCCGAGGAGGACGAGGAGGCGCCCGAGGAGGTGACCTTCGAGCGGGCGAGAGCCGCGGCGGAGACCGAGCGGAGACGCGCCGGGGACACAGCGCGGAG ggACAGGGAGCTGCTGAAGGAGAAGCGGCGGCGGCGAGAGGAGCTCTTCAAAGAGCAGAAG aaaagaaaattactTCCTGAAAATGTTCTAGAGGAGTTAACTTCAGGACCACAGATTAA CAACAATAACCTGTCTGACACAACCAAACAAG GTGAAAATCGAAATGAGTCTGAAAAGAAGAATGAAGAACGTAACACGGGACAGGATAACGGAGGAAACAAACGGGTTGTTAG ATTGAAAGGAAACTATATGGCCGTGTGCTTAAAAGACCAAGATCTAACCAGCCAGCACCAAAAAATGGCCAAAGACTTTGTACAGAGTCATCTATATGGACCAGGCACCAACCGAACAACTG CAAACCAGTTCTTTTCTTTTGTGACTAAGAAGAGTCCAGTTAAAAAAGCTGCAGTTCAGTTTGTGAACAAATATTGGG ggtcaaaggaaaaacagaaagcTAAGCAGTTTAAAAAACACTGGATGTCTACAAAGATGGGGGCTTCTGTATga